The proteins below are encoded in one region of Candidatus Thiodiazotropha sp. LNASS1:
- a CDS encoding acetyl-CoA C-acyltransferase family protein, translating to MGTTRDIVVLSAVRTAVGGYGGTLKDIAPCELAATVIKEAVARAGVDPDTVGHTVLGNVIHTEPRDMYLSRVASVNAGLPVDTPAFTLNRLCGSGLQAIVSATQQIETGHCDVAIGGGAECMSRAGYTSVNQRWGARMGDSKIVDMMVGALTDPFDNVHMGITAENIAEKWGITREEQDQLAVESHKRASTAWQEGRFKDQIVPIEIKSRKGTILFEKDEHFRTDADMGGMAKLRPIFKKDGTVTAANASGINDAASAVVLAAAETAQAMGLKPMARLIGYAFAGCDPKYMGIGPVPAVKRLLEDTGMSITDFDVLEVNEAFAAQALAVIRDLDLPMDKTNPNGSGISLGHPIGATGSIVTTKAIHELQRTGGRNALVTMCIGGGQGIAAAFERI from the coding sequence ATGGGAACAACCCGCGACATAGTCGTATTGAGCGCAGTACGTACAGCCGTCGGCGGATATGGCGGCACCCTTAAAGATATTGCTCCGTGCGAATTGGCGGCAACCGTCATAAAAGAGGCGGTCGCACGTGCCGGGGTTGATCCCGATACTGTTGGACATACCGTATTGGGAAACGTTATCCACACAGAACCGAGAGATATGTATCTGTCCCGCGTTGCGTCGGTAAACGCAGGCCTGCCGGTCGATACCCCTGCATTTACCTTGAACCGCCTGTGCGGTAGCGGTCTGCAGGCGATTGTCTCAGCCACCCAGCAAATTGAAACCGGCCATTGCGATGTCGCAATTGGTGGTGGCGCCGAGTGTATGAGCCGCGCCGGGTACACTTCAGTCAACCAGCGCTGGGGGGCGCGCATGGGGGACAGCAAAATTGTCGACATGATGGTAGGCGCACTCACGGACCCCTTCGATAATGTCCATATGGGGATCACAGCGGAGAATATTGCCGAGAAGTGGGGAATAACCCGTGAGGAACAGGACCAACTGGCCGTCGAAAGCCATAAACGCGCTTCAACCGCCTGGCAAGAAGGTCGTTTTAAAGATCAGATTGTGCCAATCGAGATTAAGTCCCGTAAAGGCACCATACTGTTCGAAAAAGACGAACATTTTCGTACCGATGCCGATATGGGCGGCATGGCCAAGCTACGCCCCATTTTCAAGAAAGACGGCACAGTCACGGCTGCAAACGCCTCAGGCATCAACGATGCCGCATCAGCCGTTGTGTTGGCGGCGGCGGAGACGGCGCAAGCCATGGGGCTCAAACCGATGGCACGGCTGATAGGCTACGCTTTTGCCGGTTGTGATCCCAAATACATGGGCATAGGTCCCGTACCCGCGGTCAAGCGGCTTCTGGAGGATACGGGTATGTCAATCACCGACTTTGATGTATTGGAGGTCAATGAGGCCTTTGCGGCCCAGGCCCTGGCTGTGATTAGAGACCTCGATCTTCCAATGGATAAAACCAATCCCAACGGCAGCGGTATCTCCCTGGGCCACCCCATCGGAGCGACAGGTTCAATCGTCACAACCAAGGCAATCCATGAACTACAGCGTACCGGTGGACGCAATGCGCTGGTCACCATGTGCATCGGTGGCGGTCAGGGTATCGCAGCAGCCTTCGAGCGTATCTGA
- a CDS encoding aldolase catalytic domain-containing protein: MFRKELKVLDCTIRDGGLINNYHFTDDFVKAVYRAACDSAVDIIELGKKLAVSEEYSRDKFGKWNFCDDDDLKMIIDSHECENPPLIAVMFDIGRVDINSLKPRDQSPFDMARVACYVPDIDKGLDLVKRSKDMGYETTINIMACSAAIRTELIEALNQVEETAELDYLYLVDSYGAFYSEQVTDYLNLYKKYAPSKELGFHAHNNQQLAFSNTQQAIIDGVNLLDATINGIGRGAGNCNLELLLNFLKNPKFDVEPIYKAIQDEFVPLRKEIEWGFNDIYGISGHLNQHPRAAMKLRADKRNRDRCYDFLIESSRLDEGIIS, encoded by the coding sequence GTGTTTCGCAAAGAGCTCAAAGTACTTGACTGTACCATTCGCGACGGCGGTCTGATCAACAACTACCATTTTACCGATGATTTCGTAAAGGCGGTCTATCGCGCTGCCTGTGATTCCGCCGTGGATATTATCGAACTGGGCAAGAAGCTTGCCGTCAGTGAGGAATACAGTCGGGATAAATTCGGCAAATGGAACTTCTGTGACGATGATGATCTGAAGATGATTATCGACTCCCATGAATGTGAAAACCCACCTTTGATCGCGGTGATGTTCGATATCGGCCGGGTGGATATCAATAGCCTGAAACCCAGAGATCAAAGTCCGTTCGACATGGCGCGCGTGGCCTGTTATGTCCCCGACATCGACAAAGGATTGGACCTGGTCAAACGCTCAAAGGACATGGGGTACGAAACAACCATCAATATCATGGCCTGCTCTGCCGCCATTCGTACCGAGTTGATCGAGGCCCTCAACCAGGTTGAGGAGACTGCCGAACTTGATTACCTTTATCTCGTCGACAGCTACGGCGCATTCTATTCCGAACAGGTGACCGATTACCTGAATCTCTACAAGAAATACGCGCCAAGCAAGGAACTGGGATTCCATGCACACAACAATCAACAGCTCGCCTTCTCCAATACCCAGCAGGCGATAATCGACGGGGTAAACCTTCTCGACGCAACCATCAATGGCATCGGTCGCGGTGCTGGTAACTGCAACCTTGAACTGCTGCTCAATTTCTTGAAAAACCCCAAGTTTGACGTCGAACCCATATACAAAGCGATCCAGGATGAGTTCGTCCCTCTACGCAAAGAGATCGAATGGGGATTCAATGACATCTATGGCATCAGCGGACACCTCAATCAACACCCGCGTGCCGCCATGAAGCTGCGCGCGGACAAGAGGAATCGCGATCGCTGCTACGATTTCCTGATTGAATCAAGCCGTCTGGACGAAGGCATTATTTCTTGA
- a CDS encoding HDOD domain-containing protein — protein sequence MPTLWEKVTSEAKLISLPEAYLRLKSVVERPDYEITEIADAVSTDPALTTRVLKLVNSPYFGLAGRIKTVIRAVSMLGAQQIHDLALTTCVAHAFSGIDPAHLDMRSFWRSSVFSGLAAQQLAKRRGVLDSERLFVAGLLSDIGHLILYQSVPQEIIRADNLAREQQLPPVEVERELLGLDYARVGAVLMRQWQLPDSLIETTEFHPEPLRSRKFFLETSIVHIAVLLSRSWNEDQPFDQGTLQPHPSALDSANVSSDICLEISETVESEVDKLLETLAPLSKAS from the coding sequence ATGCCAACCCTCTGGGAAAAGGTGACCAGCGAAGCCAAACTCATAAGCCTGCCTGAAGCCTACTTAAGACTGAAATCGGTGGTCGAGCGACCCGACTACGAGATTACCGAAATTGCCGATGCCGTCAGTACAGATCCGGCATTGACGACCCGAGTGCTCAAACTGGTTAACAGCCCCTATTTCGGCCTTGCCGGCCGAATAAAGACCGTGATAAGAGCCGTCAGTATGCTCGGCGCCCAGCAAATCCACGATCTGGCGCTGACAACCTGCGTCGCCCACGCCTTCAGCGGTATCGATCCCGCCCACCTGGATATGCGCAGTTTTTGGAGAAGCAGCGTGTTCAGCGGACTTGCCGCCCAACAGCTCGCCAAGCGGCGGGGCGTGCTGGATAGTGAGCGACTGTTTGTCGCCGGCCTACTGAGTGACATCGGCCACCTGATCCTTTATCAAAGCGTTCCCCAGGAGATCATAAGGGCCGATAACCTCGCTCGAGAGCAACAACTGCCACCAGTGGAGGTCGAACGCGAATTGCTGGGTCTGGATTATGCCCGGGTTGGCGCTGTCCTGATGCGACAATGGCAACTGCCGGACTCCCTGATCGAAACAACCGAATTTCACCCGGAACCCCTGCGCTCCAGAAAATTCTTTTTGGAAACCTCTATCGTACACATCGCCGTGCTTCTATCCAGATCCTGGAATGAAGACCAGCCCTTTGACCAGGGGACGCTGCAACCTCATCCATCGGCATTGGACAGCGCCAATGTCTCATCTGATATCTGCCTCGAAATATCGGAAACCGTCGAATCTGAGGTTGATAAGCTATTGGAAACACTCGCACCACTCAGTAAAGCCTCCTAG
- a CDS encoding diguanylate cyclase domain-containing protein, with amino-acid sequence MKTATDTASRLSSLVSLDHHPSVESLLNEVVEEHAAIISAAVYLNDGIHLEVGGHHSHPGELVPDRPIYKEIKVPIEKNDRVVGTLELAFGHQSDVMRYSLIELAVFVLITILLILITYLFFNKKFTHHFDTISIIPEKVRNAFNALSEGLVIVNEKERIVLANDSFIAKTGQKNREEVIGKKIGHMQWKQREGGMDGDILPWHFSLYNCERKTGVPVRLEYSNKTKTFSVNTAPIFDSLGTIRGVLATFDDLTDLEKQHRKLSSTLSKLRISEKALRDKTVELEYLATRDPLTGCLNRRAFFNKLDMLFEQSKSKGHDLVFMMVDIDNFKWINDLYGHANGDKIIKLVAEILNSNSRPEDVVGRYGGDEFTLALPNADIKQATTIADRLRLDIQNKCRTLFTNRQQVTLCFGLAALQQQMEDSILLVNNADDALYAAKQQGKNQVIVWKPGLKKNVKRDNDKAEEIIPVPENAIDTATAGLLQAEVDNLQTIVKRLESELEYTRDEISKRGKSDELTGLPVKLLFDDRVSRDIIRAERNKHAVAVVSLDIDNFSRINKAFGQGIGDQILKIVAERLIDSLRRSDTVAVLDKEENDEIPAITRLNNDEFALVLSDIKDIQSVTWVIRRILGRLKKTMEVDNQELFVSFSVGAAFYPHDGDTTFDLLQMAYSARHAAKSNPGSNNIKFFSRDLNRNAFHDIWLEMQFYKAIIQQQFEVVYQPKIDAKTGLITSMEALTRWTHPKVGPIPPDDFIPVAEHTGLINKLGNWVFKKACLDLRRWHKMGFRDLRIAVNLSPVQLRDESTLSERFLRICNKRKIPPNKVELEITESTLIENFDQTQAAMHAMSKAGIQFTLDDFGKGFSSLSYLPNLPIRNIKIDREFIDSTLPDSQNLIIVKAIISMAKSLGLKVAAIGVETETQKHMLSQLECDEIQGSFYSDPVTMEQATDLLRIYNS; translated from the coding sequence ATGAAGACGGCCACAGACACAGCTTCACGCCTGTCATCGCTGGTATCGCTTGACCACCATCCATCCGTTGAGTCCCTACTGAATGAAGTCGTAGAAGAGCATGCTGCAATTATATCCGCGGCCGTCTATCTCAATGACGGAATACACTTGGAAGTCGGAGGACACCATTCGCATCCCGGGGAGCTTGTCCCGGACCGCCCGATCTACAAGGAGATAAAGGTCCCCATAGAGAAAAATGACCGGGTGGTGGGAACGCTTGAATTGGCCTTTGGCCACCAATCGGATGTGATGAGATATTCGCTGATCGAACTGGCTGTATTCGTACTCATCACCATATTACTCATCCTGATCACTTATCTATTTTTCAACAAGAAATTCACTCACCATTTCGATACGATTTCAATTATCCCCGAAAAAGTCAGAAACGCGTTTAATGCGCTTTCCGAAGGACTCGTCATTGTCAATGAGAAAGAGAGGATTGTCTTGGCCAATGACTCGTTTATTGCGAAAACTGGACAAAAAAATAGAGAAGAGGTTATTGGTAAAAAAATCGGCCATATGCAGTGGAAGCAGAGAGAGGGCGGCATGGATGGTGATATCCTGCCCTGGCATTTCAGCTTGTACAATTGTGAACGCAAAACCGGGGTACCGGTACGTCTGGAATATAGCAATAAGACAAAAACCTTCTCAGTCAATACAGCACCCATTTTTGATTCGCTAGGAACCATCCGTGGCGTACTCGCCACATTCGATGATCTTACCGATCTGGAAAAGCAGCATAGAAAACTCAGCTCTACACTCAGCAAACTGAGGATTTCCGAAAAGGCACTGCGGGACAAAACCGTTGAGTTGGAGTATCTCGCGACAAGAGATCCACTCACCGGATGCCTCAATCGCCGCGCCTTTTTCAATAAGCTTGATATGTTATTCGAGCAGTCCAAATCGAAAGGACACGACCTGGTTTTCATGATGGTCGATATCGACAATTTCAAGTGGATAAATGACCTGTATGGCCATGCAAACGGCGATAAAATCATTAAGCTTGTAGCGGAGATCCTGAACAGCAATTCAAGACCCGAGGATGTAGTCGGCAGATATGGTGGTGACGAGTTTACACTGGCATTACCGAATGCAGATATCAAACAGGCGACGACCATCGCAGATCGACTACGCCTGGACATACAGAATAAATGCCGCACATTGTTCACCAATCGCCAGCAGGTTACGCTGTGCTTTGGCCTTGCTGCCTTACAACAGCAGATGGAAGATTCGATATTACTGGTCAACAATGCGGACGATGCGCTTTATGCGGCCAAGCAGCAAGGCAAAAATCAGGTCATCGTTTGGAAACCCGGATTAAAGAAAAATGTAAAACGGGATAACGACAAAGCAGAAGAGATCATTCCGGTACCTGAAAATGCGATCGACACGGCCACAGCAGGTCTGTTGCAGGCCGAAGTAGATAATCTTCAAACGATCGTCAAGCGGCTTGAATCCGAGCTTGAGTACACCCGGGATGAGATAAGCAAACGGGGTAAAAGCGATGAATTAACCGGTTTACCCGTCAAACTTTTGTTCGATGACCGCGTATCGAGAGACATTATCAGGGCAGAGCGTAACAAACACGCGGTTGCCGTGGTCTCCTTGGACATCGATAACTTTTCACGCATCAACAAGGCTTTTGGGCAAGGAATAGGCGATCAGATCCTGAAAATCGTAGCTGAACGACTGATCGATTCACTCCGCAGATCCGACACCGTTGCAGTGCTGGATAAAGAGGAGAACGATGAAATCCCTGCCATAACCCGCTTGAACAACGACGAATTCGCCCTGGTTCTCAGCGATATCAAAGATATTCAGTCCGTAACATGGGTGATACGCCGTATTCTTGGCAGATTAAAGAAAACCATGGAGGTCGATAACCAGGAACTGTTTGTCTCTTTCAGTGTTGGCGCCGCATTCTATCCGCACGACGGCGACACCACTTTCGACCTTCTGCAAATGGCCTATAGCGCCAGACACGCTGCCAAAAGCAATCCTGGAAGCAATAACATCAAATTCTTTTCGAGAGACCTCAACAGAAATGCATTCCACGACATTTGGCTGGAGATGCAATTTTATAAAGCCATAATTCAGCAACAGTTTGAGGTCGTATACCAACCGAAGATCGATGCCAAAACCGGCCTTATTACATCCATGGAAGCACTCACCCGCTGGACACATCCCAAGGTCGGACCCATACCGCCAGACGACTTTATTCCTGTTGCCGAACATACCGGTCTGATTAACAAGCTGGGAAACTGGGTCTTTAAAAAAGCCTGTTTGGATCTGCGTCGCTGGCATAAAATGGGCTTCCGTGATCTACGTATCGCAGTCAATCTTTCACCTGTCCAATTAAGGGATGAGTCCACACTCAGTGAAAGGTTCCTTCGAATATGCAACAAGCGCAAGATACCGCCCAACAAAGTCGAACTTGAAATCACTGAGAGTACACTTATTGAAAACTTCGATCAGACTCAAGCAGCAATGCATGCCATGAGTAAAGCCGGAATTCAGTTCACCCTGGATGATTTTGGGAAGGGATTTTCATCCCTCAGCTACCTGCCTAATCTGCCGATCAGGAATATCAAGATCGACCGGGAATTCATCGACAGCACCCTCCCCGACAGCCAAAACCTGATTATTGTTAAAGCAATCATCTCGATGGCTAAAAGCCTCGGCTTAAAGGTCGCAGCCATCGGTGTGGAAACCGAGACTCAAAAGCATATGCTTTCGCAGCTTGAATGCGATGAGATACAGGGATCCTTTTACAGCGATCCCGTCACTATGGAACAAGCCACTGATCTACTTCGAATCTATAACAGTTGA
- a CDS encoding universal stress protein, with protein MPNRKLPRIGYKKILYVTDLSEEGRLAFPHAASLAHTYDAALTVFHVVESREFEKFLEGYFNEELWNEIRNRNVEDAREILVNRKRSDASIKEGIEQFCEECMDSSDDSPYVTYDVAVDIGEPGDRIVEKAHSGGYDLVVIGKRGQGILRGGLMGDTARRVIRHSKVPVMVIPIPV; from the coding sequence ATGCCTAATAGAAAACTACCCCGTATCGGCTATAAAAAGATCCTCTATGTCACCGATCTCTCTGAAGAGGGCCGCCTGGCCTTTCCTCATGCCGCCAGTCTGGCACATACCTACGATGCCGCACTGACCGTCTTCCACGTGGTGGAATCCCGTGAGTTCGAGAAGTTTCTCGAAGGCTACTTCAATGAGGAGCTTTGGAACGAGATCAGAAACCGCAACGTGGAAGACGCCAGGGAGATCCTGGTGAATCGGAAACGCAGCGACGCCTCGATTAAAGAGGGTATCGAACAGTTCTGCGAAGAATGCATGGACAGCAGCGACGATTCACCCTATGTAACCTACGACGTGGCCGTCGACATTGGCGAACCGGGTGACAGAATCGTGGAAAAGGCCCACTCCGGCGGCTACGACCTGGTGGTTATCGGTAAGCGTGGCCAAGGCATTCTGCGAGGTGGCCTGATGGGAGACACCGCACGTCGCGTCATCCGTCACTCCAAGGTGCCGGTCATGGTAATACCCATTCCGGTATGA
- a CDS encoding TRAP transporter permease has translation MLYEKLHKIEQIMFDALALGLVLFYSYSAVLEPAATQYHRGIYIIITYMLVFMLYRTPTVWGRVWDYILIAASIGSIGYWIVNFEAINYRAGAETELDKWIAMVGVLIGVELARRVVGSVFVIIGAIMLLYGVYGEYAPEIISHAGDTFPDLCTSIFYKSDGVFGIMANVLATYIILFVIFGAFLERSGAQRFFIDFPLAAVGHKIGGPAKVSVIASGLFGSISGSAIANTVSTGAFTIPMMKKAGFRPHVAGGIEPAASIGGMFMPPIMGAGGFIMAELTGVPYSTIMLVAIFPALMYFFSVFVMVHYEAKRFNIVGERSKESAKEILKKEWFYVLPLVIITIFMLLGYSPGYSAILGIVACIVVSWFRKDTRIDLKGFLEASRAGAESSLKIGATVGVIGIIIGVLTYSGLVLTFADIVIELADGALWLTILLIALASLILGMGVPVTAAYLITAVVAVPALTELGVNPIAAHMIVYWLSQDSNITPPVCIAAFAGATIAKANMWKTAFTSFKFAKFLYLGPFLFGYVPGFSLDGTAKDIAVTFILILIGTYGYAWLLSGIWLDWFKKSPVKT, from the coding sequence ATGCTTTATGAAAAACTCCATAAAATCGAACAGATCATGTTCGACGCCTTGGCACTGGGACTGGTGCTCTTCTACTCCTACTCCGCAGTTTTGGAACCCGCCGCCACCCAGTACCATCGTGGCATCTATATCATCATCACCTATATGCTCGTCTTCATGCTCTACCGCACACCCACTGTCTGGGGTCGGGTGTGGGACTATATACTGATCGCGGCATCCATCGGGTCGATCGGCTACTGGATTGTCAATTTCGAGGCCATCAACTATCGTGCCGGTGCAGAGACCGAACTCGATAAGTGGATTGCCATGGTCGGTGTGCTGATAGGCGTCGAACTTGCCAGGCGGGTAGTCGGCAGCGTGTTTGTCATTATCGGTGCGATCATGCTGCTCTATGGCGTGTATGGCGAGTACGCCCCGGAGATAATATCGCATGCGGGAGACACCTTCCCTGACCTGTGCACCAGCATCTTTTACAAGAGCGATGGTGTGTTCGGCATCATGGCCAATGTATTGGCGACCTATATCATCCTGTTCGTGATTTTTGGCGCTTTCCTGGAGAGGAGCGGCGCTCAACGCTTTTTCATCGATTTCCCCCTTGCCGCTGTCGGTCACAAGATCGGCGGTCCAGCCAAGGTATCTGTCATCGCATCAGGACTGTTCGGTTCCATCTCCGGCAGCGCCATCGCCAACACCGTATCCACCGGCGCCTTTACCATTCCGATGATGAAGAAGGCCGGATTCAGGCCGCACGTGGCTGGCGGCATCGAACCGGCCGCCTCCATCGGCGGTATGTTCATGCCGCCTATCATGGGAGCCGGTGGCTTTATCATGGCCGAATTGACCGGCGTGCCCTACTCCACGATCATGCTGGTGGCCATCTTTCCGGCCCTGATGTACTTCTTCAGTGTATTCGTCATGGTCCACTATGAGGCCAAGCGGTTCAACATCGTGGGTGAGAGATCGAAAGAGAGCGCCAAGGAGATACTCAAAAAGGAGTGGTTCTACGTCCTGCCGCTGGTCATTATCACCATCTTCATGTTGCTCGGTTACTCGCCCGGCTACTCAGCCATCCTCGGCATCGTGGCCTGTATTGTCGTCAGCTGGTTCCGCAAGGATACACGCATCGATCTGAAAGGTTTCCTGGAAGCGTCCCGCGCCGGCGCCGAATCAAGCTTGAAGATCGGTGCCACTGTAGGCGTCATCGGTATTATCATCGGCGTACTCACCTACAGTGGCCTGGTGCTTACCTTTGCCGATATCGTCATCGAGCTTGCGGATGGCGCACTCTGGCTGACCATCCTGTTAATCGCCCTGGCTTCGCTGATTCTCGGTATGGGTGTTCCGGTCACTGCAGCCTATCTGATTACAGCGGTAGTTGCGGTACCCGCACTCACCGAACTGGGCGTCAACCCGATTGCCGCACATATGATTGTCTATTGGCTGTCGCAGGACTCCAACATCACGCCGCCGGTCTGTATCGCCGCTTTCGCCGGCGCCACCATCGCCAAGGCGAATATGTGGAAGACCGCTTTCACATCATTCAAATTCGCCAAGTTCCTCTACCTCGGTCCCTTCCTGTTTGGTTATGTACCCGGCTTTTCACTGGATGGCACAGCGAAGGATATCGCCGTCACCTTCATACTGATCCTCATCGGCACCTACGGTTACGCTTGGCTGCTCAGCGGCATCTGGCTGGATTGGTTCAAGAAATCACCGGTAAAGACCTGA
- the metE gene encoding 5-methyltetrahydropteroyltriglutamate--homocysteine S-methyltransferase, with amino-acid sequence MATTHHLGLPRIGTKRQLKFALEAYWRGELDQRELERTARQIRRDNLLLQSRLDMLTVGDFSLYDQVLDSSFLFGNIPPRFRQEAGITTLDNYFQVARGASNQDTPPEAAAEMTKWFDTNYHYIVPEFQHATEFRLAIDTLLTQITETGTDTQRIKPVIIGPVTYLWLGKSKDGSDKLDLLQRLLPIYADLLTQLAAAGVEWVQVDEPILATELSATWQHALRNSYYQLQSSPVKLLLTTYFGQLRENLQLACELPVAGLHIDVSRQQEEVDRIIDWLPMHKILSLGIIDGRNIWKSDLKAILAWLEPIHSRLRQRLWLAPSCSLLHVPLDLEREQRLDPEIKAWCSFGKQKLIELELVATALNQGRDSVTTELENNANALLTRKRSHRVIKPSVHQRIAEITPSMAQRRSPYEVRSQVQAQRLNLPPLPTTTIGSFPQTGSIRQCRRDYRNGKLTWNRYKKAMKQEIAYCIRQQEKIGLDVLVHGEPERNDMVEYFGEQLDGFAFMEHAWVQSYGSRCVKPPIIYGDIERHHCMTGEWTDYAQSLTTKPLKGMLTGPVTMLNWSFVRDDQPRAATCLQLALALRDEVLDLEQAGIAIIQIDEAALREGLPLRRSEWQGYLEWATHAFGVCANGVKDSTQIHTHMCYSEFNDIIGAIAAMDADVITIETSRSDMELLEVFEAFDYPNAIGPGVYDIHNPNIPSLDKIMTLMRRAMQRIPADRLWINPDCGLKTRRWQEVVPALEAMQRAAGLLRESSA; translated from the coding sequence ATGGCCACAACACATCACCTCGGACTACCCCGCATCGGTACCAAGCGACAATTGAAATTTGCCCTCGAGGCCTATTGGCGGGGGGAGCTTGACCAGCGGGAGCTGGAACGGACGGCCCGTCAAATTCGCCGGGACAATCTGCTGTTGCAGTCTCGACTGGACATGCTGACAGTGGGAGATTTTTCGCTCTACGACCAGGTATTGGATAGCAGTTTTCTATTCGGCAATATCCCACCCCGTTTCCGGCAGGAAGCTGGGATCACCACCCTTGACAACTATTTTCAGGTTGCCCGGGGCGCTTCCAATCAGGATACGCCACCGGAGGCGGCTGCTGAAATGACCAAATGGTTCGACACCAACTACCACTATATCGTACCGGAATTTCAGCACGCCACGGAATTTCGGTTGGCGATCGATACACTGCTCACACAAATCACCGAAACCGGCACTGACACCCAGCGGATTAAACCGGTCATCATTGGCCCGGTCACCTATCTTTGGTTGGGTAAAAGCAAGGACGGTAGCGACAAACTCGATCTACTGCAGCGCTTGCTGCCCATCTATGCCGATCTTTTGACTCAACTTGCAGCGGCTGGCGTAGAGTGGGTGCAGGTCGACGAACCGATACTGGCGACCGAACTCAGCGCAACCTGGCAACATGCCCTGCGCAATAGTTATTACCAACTGCAAAGCAGTCCGGTCAAACTGCTGCTGACCACCTATTTCGGTCAGTTGCGGGAAAACCTGCAACTGGCATGTGAACTGCCCGTTGCCGGGCTGCATATCGATGTGAGCCGACAACAGGAGGAGGTCGACCGGATCATCGATTGGCTGCCCATGCATAAGATCCTGTCCCTGGGTATTATCGATGGCCGAAATATCTGGAAGAGTGACCTCAAGGCTATTTTGGCGTGGCTGGAGCCGATCCATAGCCGCCTCCGGCAACGGCTATGGCTCGCCCCCTCATGTTCACTACTGCACGTTCCACTCGACCTGGAACGTGAACAAAGACTCGATCCGGAGATTAAAGCGTGGTGCAGCTTTGGCAAACAGAAACTGATTGAGCTTGAACTCGTCGCCACTGCGCTCAATCAGGGGCGAGACAGCGTGACAACCGAACTGGAGAACAACGCCAACGCTCTGCTCACACGCAAGCGATCTCACCGGGTGATCAAGCCGTCTGTTCATCAGCGTATAGCGGAAATCACTCCATCGATGGCACAACGTCGAAGTCCCTATGAGGTCCGCAGCCAGGTACAGGCACAGAGATTAAATCTGCCACCCCTCCCCACCACCACTATCGGCTCCTTCCCCCAAACCGGTTCAATACGTCAATGCCGCAGGGATTATCGTAACGGCAAGCTGACCTGGAACCGTTATAAAAAGGCCATGAAACAGGAGATCGCCTACTGCATCCGGCAACAGGAGAAGATCGGCTTGGATGTGCTGGTACATGGTGAACCGGAACGCAACGACATGGTGGAATATTTCGGCGAACAGCTGGATGGCTTTGCCTTTATGGAGCACGCTTGGGTGCAATCCTATGGTTCACGCTGCGTAAAGCCGCCGATTATTTACGGTGATATCGAGCGTCATCACTGCATGACCGGTGAATGGACAGACTATGCCCAGTCCCTTACGACAAAACCTTTGAAAGGGATGCTCACCGGCCCGGTCACCATGCTCAATTGGTCATTCGTGCGCGATGATCAGCCCCGTGCGGCCACCTGTCTTCAGCTGGCGCTCGCCTTGAGAGACGAGGTGCTTGACCTGGAACAGGCCGGGATTGCAATCATCCAGATTGACGAGGCGGCATTGCGGGAAGGACTACCCCTGAGACGCAGTGAATGGCAGGGTTACCTGGAATGGGCCACTCATGCATTCGGCGTGTGTGCCAACGGCGTGAAGGATTCGACCCAGATTCATACACATATGTGCTATTCGGAGTTCAACGACATAATCGGGGCAATTGCCGCCATGGACGCGGATGTGATCACCATCGAAACATCCCGTTCGGACATGGAGCTGCTGGAGGTGTTTGAGGCATTCGACTACCCTAACGCAATCGGACCGGGTGTCTATGACATCCACAACCCAAACATCCCATCCCTCGATAAGATCATGACGCTAATGCGGCGGGCAATGCAGCGGATCCCGGCAGATCGACTGTGGATCAATCCCGACTGCGGTCTCAAGACCAGACGCTGGCAGGAAGTCGTACCGGCGCTTGAAGCCATGCAGCGGGCCGCAGGTCTACTGCGTGAGTCATCCGCTTAA